A single region of the Streptomyces sp. NBC_01262 genome encodes:
- a CDS encoding GH92 family glycosyl hydrolase, which yields MPTAARSRRYGRLLLTLAVTVVGTLAAATGPARAAAHLDTSTPQDLTQYVNPFVGTKPGGSDYGTGGGAGNTFPGADAPFGMVQWSPDTDKSQPGGYYYADDKIRGFSLTHLSGAGCDGAEDLPFMPHVGTVTDSPATEPDTYLDGFSHDDESASPGHYGVTLASGTKVELTATQRSGAGRFTYPAGSTASLLVNVSGSIGGASDSQATIDQDTRTISGYVASGHFCGGENLYRVYFSATFDQPFSSVGTWHNDIVSPGDESVRGTARAKVDMDRAEGVKETHEPVSVSGPGSGAYVTFDTGRSQTVGVKVGLSYVSVAGAAQNAATEQGSASFDNVARATGEAWNARLHQIDVGGGTDAQRTTFYTALYHSLLQPNVFDDVDGEYIGFDGRIHKAADGHHQYADFSGWDIYRSEVQLLALLAPDVASDIAQSMYNQAHQAGDVWDRWSVNNDFEGVMNGDPYHSILASMYAFGATDFSATAALTSMVKGATTIQKPTARYTERPGLADYQSRGYLPGDVSTTLEYTTADFGIAELAGRLGDTGTQTAFMKRAQNWQNLFNPANSWIQTRNRDGSFVSPFDPADSSQYVEGNGAQYHWMVPYDLAGLFAAMGGDDQAVARLDQFFTELNAGPHKAYAFLGNEPSLNSPWAYDYAGAPYRAQDVVRRAVNTLYGPGADGEVGNDDLGAMSSWYVWSALGMYPQVPGRAELVLASPLFPKVTVHRDNGRSITVSAPGADADTPYVQALKVNGTESTRAWLPESFVRDGGTLDYTLGGAPDTTWGAAPGDAPPSFRSGESAYFTSTDPGRVKLQPGGDAQQATVTVQTLKDTGTTVHWKAAPPDGVTVTPAEGDLTVPAGGTGTTTVRLTAATGTQEGFTSVPLALTDPDGAALPRTVLGVVVATPDSMLWNLNNNGVSADDSDPTGNFDGGGVSYSGTALADAGVTPGGQVKAGDFGFTWPKVNPGDPDNVVAGSPGQTIDIAQGNGTRLSLLGSASNGSATGTITLTFSDGTVQQEAIGFSDWTLGGGRQQPSYGNTVAVTTPYRVDSGGKEEIDTDVFATSPITLPSDKQLVSVTLPETVTGGGMHIFAVATA from the coding sequence GTGCCGACAGCGGCAAGATCGAGAAGATACGGCCGGTTACTCCTGACGCTGGCCGTCACCGTCGTCGGGACCCTGGCCGCCGCCACGGGCCCCGCCCGGGCGGCGGCCCATCTCGACACCAGCACCCCGCAGGACCTCACGCAGTACGTCAACCCCTTCGTCGGCACAAAACCCGGCGGCAGCGACTACGGCACCGGCGGCGGCGCCGGCAACACCTTCCCGGGCGCCGACGCGCCGTTCGGCATGGTGCAGTGGAGCCCCGACACCGACAAATCGCAGCCCGGCGGCTACTACTACGCCGACGACAAGATCCGCGGCTTCAGCCTGACCCACCTCTCCGGCGCCGGCTGCGACGGCGCCGAGGACCTGCCGTTCATGCCCCACGTGGGCACGGTCACCGATTCCCCGGCCACCGAGCCCGACACCTACCTGGACGGCTTCTCCCACGACGACGAGTCGGCAAGCCCGGGCCACTACGGCGTCACCCTCGCCTCCGGTACGAAGGTCGAGCTGACCGCGACCCAGCGCTCCGGCGCCGGCCGCTTCACCTATCCGGCGGGCAGCACCGCCTCGCTTCTGGTCAACGTCTCCGGCTCGATCGGCGGCGCCTCCGACTCCCAGGCGACCATCGACCAGGACACCCGTACCATCAGCGGCTACGTCGCCAGCGGCCACTTCTGCGGCGGCGAGAACCTGTACCGGGTGTACTTCTCGGCCACCTTCGACCAGCCGTTCTCCTCCGTCGGCACCTGGCACAACGACATCGTGTCGCCCGGAGACGAGAGCGTGCGCGGTACCGCCCGCGCCAAGGTGGACATGGACCGGGCCGAGGGCGTGAAGGAGACGCACGAGCCCGTCAGCGTCTCCGGGCCCGGCTCGGGCGCGTATGTCACCTTCGACACCGGCCGGTCGCAGACCGTGGGCGTCAAGGTCGGCCTGTCCTATGTGAGCGTCGCGGGAGCCGCGCAGAACGCCGCGACGGAACAGGGCTCCGCGTCGTTTGACAACGTTGCCAGAGCGACCGGCGAGGCATGGAACGCCCGCCTCCACCAGATCGATGTCGGCGGCGGCACCGACGCCCAGCGGACCACCTTCTACACGGCCCTGTACCACTCCCTCCTCCAGCCCAATGTCTTCGACGACGTCGACGGCGAGTACATCGGCTTCGACGGCCGCATCCACAAAGCCGCCGACGGCCACCACCAGTACGCCGACTTCTCCGGCTGGGACATCTACCGCTCCGAGGTGCAGCTGCTCGCGCTCCTGGCCCCGGACGTGGCGTCGGACATCGCCCAGTCCATGTACAACCAGGCGCACCAGGCCGGTGACGTGTGGGACCGGTGGTCGGTCAACAACGACTTCGAGGGCGTCATGAACGGCGACCCCTACCACTCGATCCTCGCCAGCATGTACGCCTTCGGGGCCACCGACTTCTCCGCCACGGCGGCTCTGACCTCCATGGTCAAGGGCGCCACCACCATCCAGAAGCCGACCGCCCGCTACACCGAGCGCCCGGGGCTGGCCGACTACCAGTCACGCGGCTACCTGCCCGGCGACGTGTCGACCACCCTGGAGTACACGACCGCCGACTTCGGCATCGCGGAGCTGGCCGGACGGCTCGGCGACACCGGCACGCAGACCGCCTTCATGAAGCGGGCGCAGAACTGGCAGAACCTGTTCAACCCGGCCAACTCCTGGATCCAGACCCGCAACCGGGACGGCTCCTTCGTCTCGCCCTTCGACCCTGCCGACTCCAGCCAGTACGTCGAGGGCAACGGCGCCCAGTACCACTGGATGGTGCCGTACGACCTCGCCGGGCTGTTCGCCGCGATGGGCGGCGACGACCAGGCGGTCGCCCGGCTGGACCAGTTCTTCACCGAGCTCAACGCCGGACCGCACAAGGCGTACGCCTTCCTCGGCAATGAGCCGTCCCTCAACTCCCCCTGGGCCTACGACTACGCGGGCGCCCCCTACCGCGCCCAGGACGTGGTCCGCCGCGCCGTCAACACCCTGTACGGCCCCGGCGCCGACGGCGAGGTCGGCAACGACGACCTGGGCGCCATGTCGTCCTGGTACGTCTGGTCGGCGCTCGGCATGTACCCGCAGGTGCCGGGCCGGGCGGAACTGGTGCTGGCAAGCCCGCTGTTCCCGAAGGTCACCGTGCACCGGGACAACGGCAGGTCCATCACCGTCTCCGCGCCCGGAGCGGACGCGGACACGCCCTATGTGCAGGCCCTGAAGGTCAACGGCACCGAGTCCACCCGGGCCTGGCTCCCGGAGTCCTTCGTGCGGGACGGCGGCACCCTGGACTACACGCTCGGCGGCGCGCCCGACACGACGTGGGGCGCGGCACCGGGCGACGCCCCGCCGTCCTTCCGCAGCGGCGAGTCCGCGTACTTCACCAGCACCGACCCGGGCCGTGTGAAGCTCCAGCCGGGCGGTGACGCCCAGCAGGCCACGGTGACCGTGCAGACACTGAAGGACACCGGCACCACCGTGCACTGGAAGGCGGCCCCGCCCGACGGCGTCACCGTCACCCCGGCCGAGGGCGACCTCACCGTCCCGGCGGGCGGCACAGGCACCACGACCGTACGGCTGACGGCGGCAACGGGCACACAGGAGGGCTTCACCTCCGTCCCGCTCGCCCTCACCGACCCCGACGGCGCCGCGCTGCCCCGCACCGTGCTGGGCGTCGTCGTCGCCACCCCCGACAGCATGCTGTGGAACCTCAACAACAACGGCGTCTCGGCCGACGACTCCGACCCGACCGGCAACTTCGACGGCGGCGGCGTCAGCTACTCCGGCACGGCACTGGCCGACGCGGGGGTCACCCCCGGCGGCCAGGTGAAGGCCGGTGACTTCGGCTTCACCTGGCCCAAGGTCAACCCCGGCGACCCGGACAACGTCGTCGCGGGCAGCCCGGGCCAGACCATCGACATCGCCCAGGGCAACGGCACCCGGCTCAGCCTGCTCGGCTCCGCCAGCAACGGCTCCGCCACCGGCACCATCACCCTCACCTTCTCCGACGGAACCGTCCAGCAGGAGGCCATCGGTTTCAGCGACTGGACCCTCGGCGGGGGCCGCCAGCAGCCCTCGTACGGCAACACGGTGGCCGTCACCACCCCCTACCGCGTCGACTCCGGCGGCAAGGAGGAGATCGACACGGACGTCTTCGCCACCTCGCCCATCACCCTCCCCAGCGACAAGCAACTCGTCAGCGTCACCCTCCCCGAGACGGTGACCGGCGGCGGGATGCACATCTTCGCGGTCGCGACCGCGTAG
- a CDS encoding flavin monoamine oxidase family protein, producing MTGSQSSAPTSGRRTNEADVVVIGAGLAGLTAARELVAAGLSVAVLEARDRVGGRLLNHDLGDGQVTEIGGQFVGPTQDHILALAEDVGVAAYRATVPGESVYVHGGTAKRFSGSTPPDPLALPDMGIALARIAKAVGKVDPKAPWQAPDARALDGMTYETWLRKAEITGAAVDLVNIFLNSAYGGEARDASALFSLWYVSTFGDETHPGTMERGTGTEGGAQDSRFVGGSQLVAQRLAVELDGRVRLSAPVRRISQDSTGVTVVSDAGDWRARRVIVAVPPLLASRIVWDPLLPPQQDQLFQRLPFGTLMKCVAVYDKPFWRAEGLSGMGLLRDGSPIREMFDNTPPDGGPGVLMGFLGGREWRKWAHRPARERRGAVLRCFAQVVGERAFDTVDYVEQDWTAEQWTQGGPSSVAAPGVLTAYGEWMGRSFGRVHWAGSEFSPYWTGFMDGAVRSGKQAATELLGHS from the coding sequence ATGACCGGTTCACAGAGCAGCGCGCCCACCAGCGGCCGCCGGACGAACGAAGCCGATGTCGTCGTGATCGGCGCGGGTCTGGCGGGGCTCACGGCGGCGCGGGAACTCGTCGCGGCCGGTCTGTCCGTGGCGGTCCTGGAGGCCCGCGACCGGGTCGGTGGCCGACTGCTCAACCACGACCTCGGCGACGGCCAGGTGACCGAGATCGGCGGGCAGTTCGTGGGCCCCACTCAGGACCACATCCTGGCGCTGGCCGAGGACGTCGGCGTGGCCGCGTACCGGGCGACCGTCCCCGGCGAGAGCGTGTACGTGCATGGCGGTACGGCCAAGCGGTTCTCCGGCAGCACGCCTCCGGACCCCCTCGCCCTGCCCGATATGGGCATCGCGCTGGCCCGCATCGCCAAGGCGGTGGGCAAGGTGGACCCGAAGGCGCCGTGGCAGGCCCCGGACGCCCGTGCGCTGGACGGCATGACGTACGAGACATGGCTGCGCAAGGCCGAGATCACCGGGGCGGCCGTCGACCTGGTCAACATCTTCCTGAACAGCGCGTACGGCGGTGAGGCGCGCGACGCGTCCGCGCTGTTCAGCCTCTGGTACGTCTCGACGTTCGGCGACGAGACGCATCCGGGCACGATGGAGCGCGGCACAGGCACCGAAGGCGGTGCCCAGGACAGCCGGTTCGTCGGAGGCTCACAGCTGGTCGCCCAGCGGCTGGCCGTGGAACTCGACGGCCGGGTCCGGCTGTCGGCGCCGGTGCGCCGCATCAGCCAGGACTCCACCGGCGTCACTGTCGTCTCGGACGCCGGGGACTGGCGGGCCCGCCGGGTGATCGTGGCCGTTCCGCCACTGCTGGCCTCCCGGATCGTCTGGGACCCGCTGCTGCCGCCCCAGCAGGACCAGCTCTTCCAACGGCTGCCTTTCGGCACCCTCATGAAGTGCGTAGCGGTCTACGACAAGCCGTTCTGGCGGGCGGAGGGGCTGTCCGGCATGGGCCTGCTGCGCGACGGCTCCCCCATCCGCGAGATGTTCGACAACACCCCGCCCGACGGCGGACCCGGCGTCCTGATGGGCTTCCTCGGCGGCAGGGAATGGCGCAAGTGGGCGCACCGGCCGGCCCGTGAGCGGCGCGGCGCGGTGCTGCGCTGCTTCGCCCAGGTCGTCGGGGAGCGCGCGTTCGACACGGTCGACTACGTCGAGCAGGACTGGACCGCCGAGCAGTGGACCCAGGGCGGTCCCTCCTCCGTCGCGGCCCCCGGCGTGCTCACCGCCTACGGCGAGTGGATGGGCCGCAGCTTCGGCCGGGTGCACTGGGCGGGCTCGGAGTTCTCCCCGTACTGGACCGGCTTCATGGACGGCGCCGTCCGCTCCGGCAAGCAGGCCGCCACCGAGCTGCTCGGCCACAGCTGA
- a CDS encoding SRPBCC family protein — protein MNTYVVVEKAVVNAPVERVWEVVSRTDRYAEWVAAVIEVTAHHGVATVGGTYAENNRTLGPLRTRSVWTVREIEHLKRRVDTGVGFAPLRDLTNIFEFRPVKSQSPDNGGQDATEMTYRVEYTMGLGPLGLLLDRIQQPAMRVGMRTSMANLGTLIRSENSTTAR, from the coding sequence GTGAACACATACGTCGTCGTCGAGAAGGCCGTCGTCAACGCCCCGGTCGAGCGAGTCTGGGAGGTCGTCTCCCGCACCGACCGGTACGCCGAGTGGGTCGCCGCCGTCATCGAGGTCACCGCCCACCACGGGGTCGCCACGGTGGGCGGAACGTACGCCGAGAACAACCGCACCCTCGGCCCGCTGCGGACCCGGTCGGTGTGGACCGTCAGGGAGATCGAGCACCTGAAGCGCCGTGTCGACACCGGCGTCGGGTTCGCCCCTCTGCGGGATCTGACCAACATCTTCGAGTTCCGGCCCGTGAAGAGCCAGAGCCCGGACAACGGCGGTCAGGACGCCACGGAGATGACCTACCGGGTCGAGTACACCATGGGCCTCGGCCCTCTCGGACTTCTCCTGGACCGGATCCAGCAGCCCGCGATGCGCGTCGGCATGCGCACCTCGATGGCCAACCTCGGCACTCTGATCCGTTCCGAGAACTCGACGACGGCGCGTTGA
- a CDS encoding class II aldolase/adducin family protein, with product MPQTHQFLEEQRRSVAAACHRLADAGLLIGTAGNVSVRSGDRVAVTATGVVLGQAAPEQVTVVGPDGVVAAGDLAPTSELELHLGIYRRYDAGAVVHTHSPQATALSLVLDELPCVHYQQLVLGGSIRVAPFAVFGSPALAEQVLAALDGRSAALMANHGAVVHGPTLEKAVENALLLEWACGLYLRAASLGTPRVLDEDQQADVIAAAMRRGYGTTHPNEAESPR from the coding sequence ATGCCGCAGACGCATCAGTTCCTCGAAGAGCAGCGGCGCTCCGTGGCGGCCGCGTGTCATCGCCTCGCGGACGCGGGGCTGCTGATCGGCACGGCGGGCAACGTCAGCGTGCGCAGCGGCGACCGGGTCGCGGTCACCGCGACCGGCGTCGTCCTCGGTCAGGCCGCTCCCGAGCAGGTCACCGTCGTCGGCCCGGACGGTGTCGTGGCCGCCGGAGACCTGGCACCGACCTCCGAACTCGAACTGCATCTCGGGATCTACCGGCGGTACGACGCGGGCGCCGTGGTCCACACCCACTCGCCGCAGGCCACCGCGCTGTCGCTCGTGCTCGACGAGCTCCCGTGCGTGCACTACCAGCAGCTCGTACTCGGCGGCTCCATACGGGTCGCACCCTTCGCCGTCTTCGGCAGCCCGGCACTCGCCGAGCAGGTCCTGGCGGCACTCGACGGCAGGTCGGCGGCGCTGATGGCCAACCACGGTGCGGTGGTACACGGCCCGACGCTCGAAAAGGCCGTCGAGAACGCGCTGTTGCTGGAGTGGGCGTGCGGCCTTTACCTGCGCGCCGCCTCCCTCGGCACGCCGCGTGTCCTGGACGAGGACCAGCAGGCCGACGTCATCGCCGCCGCGATGCGGCGCGGCTACGGCACCACTCACCCCAACGAAGCGGAGAGCCCCCGATGA
- a CDS encoding carbohydrate kinase family protein, which translates to MSQTAIALGAHVFDVHVRPVEAIPEGQGAALVDQIRFSPAGAAAGTALTLAKLGSAVRTAGAVGTDPIGDLLLSMLTAHGVDTSLVLRREEAQTSASVLPIRTDGSRPAFHVLGANLAYGPDDAPHTEIARSTHLHMGAPELMGGEAAVKILAPAQAAGVVTSADLLAPGDSGLFDWIAPALAYLDYLLPNEEQVLGLTGAATLEDGARRFLAEGVGCVATTRGARGALVVTADQVIEVPAFAVEVVDTTGCGDAFSAGFLRGLGLGRPLRESAVLGCAAAALVAQGLGSDHGEFDLAVADAFAATAPVLEPR; encoded by the coding sequence ATGAGCCAGACAGCCATAGCCCTCGGCGCCCATGTGTTCGACGTGCATGTCCGGCCCGTCGAGGCCATCCCGGAGGGGCAGGGCGCCGCGTTGGTGGACCAGATCCGGTTCAGCCCGGCGGGTGCGGCCGCCGGCACCGCACTGACACTGGCCAAGCTGGGCTCGGCGGTCCGCACCGCCGGCGCCGTGGGCACCGACCCGATCGGTGACCTTCTGCTGAGCATGCTGACCGCCCACGGCGTCGACACCTCTCTCGTCCTGCGCCGCGAGGAGGCCCAGACCTCGGCCTCGGTGCTGCCCATCCGCACCGATGGCAGCCGTCCCGCCTTCCACGTCCTGGGCGCGAACCTCGCCTACGGCCCGGACGACGCCCCGCACACCGAGATCGCCAGGTCGACCCATCTGCACATGGGGGCACCCGAGTTGATGGGTGGTGAGGCCGCCGTGAAGATCCTCGCTCCCGCGCAGGCCGCAGGTGTGGTCACCTCCGCCGACCTGCTCGCCCCCGGCGACAGCGGCCTGTTCGACTGGATCGCGCCCGCGCTTGCGTACCTGGACTACCTGCTGCCCAACGAGGAGCAGGTGCTCGGCCTCACGGGTGCGGCCACGCTGGAGGACGGCGCGCGCAGGTTCCTCGCGGAAGGCGTCGGCTGCGTCGCCACGACCCGGGGAGCCCGCGGCGCTCTGGTGGTCACCGCGGACCAGGTGATCGAGGTCCCGGCCTTCGCGGTCGAGGTGGTGGACACCACCGGCTGCGGCGATGCCTTCTCGGCCGGCTTCCTGCGCGGACTCGGTCTGGGCCGCCCCCTGCGGGAGAGTGCGGTGCTCGGCTGTGCGGCGGCGGCGCTGGTGGCGCAGGGCCTCGGCAGTGACCACGGGGAGTTCGACCTTGCCGTCGCGGATGCCTTTGCCGCCACGGCCCCGGTGCTGGAGCCGCGCTGA
- a CDS encoding aldehyde dehydrogenase family protein, translating to MPHRTEPTATTEPTATTVSRLRATFATGRTRPVAWRRAQLRALRSLLTDHADELQNALRADLGKSPTEAFTTELGFTVNEIDHALAHLDSWLRPRRTRVPFALAPARARVVREPLGTVLIISPWNYPVQLALAPLVGALAAGNCAVVKPSELAPATSAALARLLPLHLDQQAVAVVEGGVPETTVLLEQRFDHIFYTGNGAVGRIVMTAAARHLTPVTLELGGKSPAVVEPGTDLATAARRIAWGKFMNAGQTCVAPDYVLAVGETATALEPHLATAVRDMYGDDPATSPDYGRIVSTRHFDRLVGFLKDGRTVAGGGHDRDSRYIAPTVLADVDAGAPVMNEEIFGPVLPIVAVPDLDAAISFITERDKPLALYAFTASADSKRRLATQTSSGALSFGVPNAHLTVPGLPFGGVGESGFGRYHGEHSIDTFSHAKAVLDKPLFPDALRLAYPPFTALKERLLRLLL from the coding sequence GTGCCGCATCGCACCGAGCCCACCGCGACCACCGAGCCCACCGCGACCACCGTCTCCCGTTTGCGCGCCACCTTCGCGACCGGGCGGACCAGGCCCGTGGCCTGGCGTCGCGCCCAGCTACGGGCCCTGCGGAGCCTGCTGACCGATCACGCGGACGAACTTCAGAACGCACTGCGGGCCGATCTCGGAAAGAGCCCCACGGAGGCGTTCACCACGGAGCTCGGTTTCACCGTCAACGAGATCGACCACGCGCTCGCCCACCTGGACTCATGGCTGCGCCCGCGCCGCACCCGCGTACCCTTCGCCCTCGCGCCCGCCCGCGCCCGGGTCGTCCGGGAGCCCCTGGGGACGGTGCTGATCATCAGCCCGTGGAACTACCCGGTGCAGTTGGCCCTGGCACCCCTGGTCGGCGCGCTCGCCGCGGGCAACTGCGCCGTCGTCAAGCCCAGCGAACTCGCCCCCGCCACCTCCGCCGCCCTCGCCCGGCTGCTGCCGCTCCACCTCGACCAACAGGCCGTGGCCGTGGTCGAGGGCGGGGTCCCCGAGACGACCGTCCTGCTGGAGCAGCGTTTCGACCACATCTTCTACACCGGCAACGGCGCTGTCGGGCGGATCGTCATGACCGCCGCCGCACGCCACCTCACCCCGGTGACGCTGGAACTGGGCGGCAAGAGCCCCGCCGTGGTGGAACCGGGCACCGACCTGGCCACGGCCGCCCGCCGCATCGCCTGGGGGAAGTTCATGAACGCCGGCCAGACCTGCGTCGCACCGGACTACGTCCTGGCTGTCGGCGAGACGGCGACCGCACTCGAACCTCACCTGGCCACGGCTGTGCGCGACATGTACGGCGACGACCCGGCCACGAGCCCCGACTACGGCCGCATCGTCAGCACACGCCACTTCGACCGGCTCGTCGGCTTCCTCAAGGACGGGCGTACGGTCGCCGGCGGCGGCCACGACCGCGACAGCCGCTACATCGCCCCCACGGTCCTCGCCGACGTGGACGCGGGCGCCCCGGTGATGAACGAGGAGATCTTCGGGCCCGTCCTGCCCATCGTCGCCGTCCCCGACCTGGACGCCGCCATCTCCTTCATCACCGAACGCGACAAGCCCCTGGCCCTCTACGCCTTCACCGCCTCCGCCGACAGCAAGCGCCGACTGGCGACGCAGACGTCCTCCGGCGCCCTGTCGTTCGGCGTCCCCAACGCCCATCTGACCGTCCCGGGCCTGCCGTTCGGCGGCGTCGGCGAGAGCGGCTTCGGCCGCTATCACGGCGAGCACTCCATCGACACCTTCAGCCACGCCAAGGCGGTCCTGGACAAGCCGCTGTTCCCGGACGCGCTCCGGCTCGCCTACCCGCCCTTCACCGCACTGAAGGAGCGGCTGCTGCGCCTGCTGCTGTGA
- a CDS encoding AraC family transcriptional regulator, protein MPDAPAPATSAGTSAGTSAGTSRSTSATIAPNILRYLARVAGEYGVDLQPLLTRVGLDPMVMRSATLRVSYRQGSDVIRRAVEQTGDEHLGLRVGATQHLTAWGLLGFAMMAADTLQEAIETGVRYQNLSGAMTVWSAGWEDVGYVLRADLPDPALDPTAAVFLIEEAYSSVVTLTRLSIGDAFAPQAVDFAFPASRDRRPFEELFRCPPRFDAAGNRMVIPARWARAAMPGRDPITYASAIDVLEKQMASRGDQQELLEVLEISIAQSLPVVPSFLEQSRRHACSERTLRRRLAECDTTYEAIVDGVRRERVEQLLRRPELTLRDIARQVGFADVSALRRAVRRWHGATPLAVRTGLLERDAPRSRPHA, encoded by the coding sequence ATGCCCGATGCTCCCGCTCCGGCCACGTCTGCGGGCACGTCCGCTGGCACGTCTGCGGGCACCAGCCGCAGCACCTCAGCCACCATCGCACCGAACATCCTGCGCTACCTCGCCCGGGTCGCCGGCGAGTACGGCGTCGACCTGCAGCCGCTGCTGACCCGTGTCGGGCTGGACCCGATGGTGATGCGCTCCGCCACGCTGCGGGTCTCCTACCGGCAGGGCAGTGACGTCATCCGCCGGGCGGTGGAGCAGACCGGGGACGAGCATCTGGGGCTGCGAGTGGGCGCGACGCAGCACCTGACGGCGTGGGGGCTGCTCGGTTTCGCCATGATGGCCGCCGACACGCTTCAGGAGGCCATCGAGACAGGGGTGCGCTATCAGAACCTGTCCGGGGCGATGACCGTGTGGTCGGCCGGCTGGGAGGACGTCGGCTATGTGCTGCGCGCCGATCTGCCGGACCCCGCGCTGGATCCGACCGCTGCCGTCTTCCTGATCGAGGAGGCGTACTCCAGCGTCGTCACCCTCACCCGTCTGAGCATCGGCGACGCCTTCGCTCCACAGGCAGTCGACTTCGCCTTCCCCGCCTCACGCGACAGACGCCCGTTCGAGGAGCTGTTCCGCTGCCCACCGCGCTTCGACGCCGCCGGCAACCGCATGGTGATCCCCGCCCGGTGGGCCCGTGCGGCCATGCCGGGGCGGGACCCCATCACCTACGCCTCGGCGATCGACGTGCTGGAGAAGCAGATGGCGTCACGGGGCGACCAGCAGGAACTGCTCGAGGTGCTGGAGATCTCCATCGCGCAGAGCCTTCCGGTCGTCCCCTCGTTCCTCGAACAGTCCCGCAGGCACGCGTGCAGCGAACGCACCCTGCGCCGTCGCCTGGCCGAGTGCGACACCACCTACGAAGCGATCGTCGACGGAGTACGCCGCGAGAGAGTCGAGCAACTCCTGCGCCGGCCGGAGCTGACGCTGCGTGACATCGCCCGCCAGGTGGGCTTCGCCGACGTGAGCGCACTCCGGCGGGCGGTGCGCCGGTGGCACGGAGCGACCCCGCTCGCGGTGCGCACCGGACTGCTGGAGCGCGACGCGCCCAGGAGCCGGCCGCACGCGTGA